The nucleotide window AATCTCATTGAAGGATCATACATAGGGAAGTGAAAAGCATTTAGCAATTGCAATGTGAAATGGGTGACTGATGATACTACATTTGCCATTTTCCACACACACATATGCATATCAAAGGACTGTTTAAGCTTAAGGTACTACCTCaatattagaaatatttattcacagCCAAAGTTTCAAAGAGAACAAGAAAATGGCAGATTAAGAGGGGCATGTACCTGGGCTTGGCATTCAATTTATCAAACTGCTCCaagataaacaaaatgcatgtgTGCCTCAATGAAATAGCATGGAAAGCTTCTGAAAGTTCATACATGCTTGCAACATTTTCCAGTGATATATCCTGTGAGAGAGTTAGAACAGTAACCagattttcatttttaatttggaAGCAGAACATAGGTAAACAAGCCTTTATAGCTCACCTGTGCTATGGTATATTCACAGAGTCGCTTAAGTCCCTCCAAAAGATATTGATCTGCGGCCCTTAGGAGATCTTGTGCAATATCTAATGAAATATCTATTGATCCTGTGTATATGAATCTGTAGAAAACAAAACCAATTAAATAATCAATCTGGAGAGACTTCTTTAATAAAGTATGAACTTtgcaattcatcaaacctcatcaTCAACTCAAAAACCTCCCATCTAATGTTTGGAATTTCAATGTCCCTTGCATCCTTCTCCTGTGGCAAgtgcaaagaaaaataaaataaaataaaatgcacaTATTAAGTATGAATGTCATCCCAACCAAGATCCTCCTTCCCTACTTGCACAAAACTATTGCTTAAAACTACAAATCCATCAAGAAGACCGACTCTGGGGTTCACAATTAATTTGATGAATAGTGACCTCTGTGATTATCCAAACTAAAAGTCAACATATTATCCCAGTTGAATGAATTCAAACTGCAGAGTACTTTGGCAGACAACAAAAGAAAAGCAACCTTCTGTTTCACTCTTCCTGGACCTCAATCCCGAATAAAAGGCCCAACGGGAGTGTTTGATGAATGGCATCTAAACCAAGACTGACAAGCATACTCACCCGGTAACCTCCATCAAACATTGCACGAAATGCATCTGAAGAAGCAAGTAGGCAAATTCTATGGGCATAAAACCGTCTACCTGCAGCGCACAAATAATGTGATCTTGTAAGAGTTCATGCCAACAAATCTAAAATACTAGCAGGAACTGAAAAACAACAATTCCACTAAAGGTAACTATCCAAAACTTCTTATTTACAACCTTCAACCAGAAAGGTTACATCAGACAACGTAGCATTGTTTACATACTGCTCCCCTAAATATACCTGCAGACAGAGAAGTCATCATAGGCATGAATttccaataacaatttaaaattttaaaaatctacATCCTTGGCATATTTAAAAGTTAAAAACAAAAAACAGGTaaaaaatgatgtaataaattattTTACTCCAAATCCCCAActcttttttttttgacattttcgtCCATCAAATCATATCCTCCAAAAACAAGAACTGGAAACAAGTTCAAAGGATGATTTTGATCACAAATAATAAAATTGTAAACCAAAGaccttttataataaaatatttgcaTTCTTCAGTTATAATGGCAGATAACTTCCAAAACATTCAACTCAAATTTATGATGTCACATCATAAAAAACTGAAAAGATTAAGACCAAGTGGTTTTGGACAGCAAACCACCTGTGGTGTTGGAGAAGGGGGAGCTGCATCCACAGGAGAGAGAGTCATTGCTTTATTTGCTAACTTGTAGAGAGCTACAGCTCCATCAATTTGTTGCTTCGGGTTAGCAGAGCCTAGAAGCCCAAGAAGTAACTCCAATCCTGCATTAGAAAAGTGATCAACAATCTTGAACCGTCATGATCATCCAAAAGTCAGTAAAAACTATTCTAAACTGATAATTTTTtctcaattttaaatttaataactcGCACAATTAAAAAGAATGGGACATGCCATTGTTATCAATGAATATGGTTCTCTGATCGTCTGGGGAACAAAGATGTGCAAGAGCTAAAGCAACGCGTCGTTGGACAGCCTTCTCTGCTACACGCATTAGATATAACAAATGGTTTAAGACCTACAGTAgaaatttaaagattaaaaatTTAACTGTTGGACATTAAATTTGAAGGGGAAAAAACACCATTACAGTTTCCACAGACTAGATATTGCCAGAGATAATAAAAGGAGAGAGAAGAGATAATGAGGGGTTACTCGTCCATGAATCTTTTCCTCTAATCGCTTCAAAGTCTTGGATACACAATCTTTTGTTGCCTGCAGGTGTGATTGTTAATTGTATATTGATcatggtaggtccagcataaagAGCAATGAACTGGTAAACATCTAGGTTCCTACATGAATTCATGATTTCAAGCTACCATATAGTTAAAGCAATATAAAATCAGCCGCATAGGCATAGAAAGGAGACTAGACTAATCATAACAGCTGTGCTAAACAATGAAATGATTAATGAACATACTTGAACAATAAACTCTCCATCCTGCAGCTTCTGGACACCTCCCACCCTAATAAAATCGGACACATTATCCTATAGGAAAAATGCAATGAACATAAGATTGTATCAAGTTAAACAGGCCCATTCTCTAAAATATTCTGGGATTTGGGCCCTTAAGTTCATCAGAATTCATAACTTACAGCATACCTCATTATCTGCAAGACCATAAAGAGCAAAGGCAGCATTATGTTGAAGAGATCCATTTTTTGAATCCAGAAGCTTCAGTAATGGCACCAACCCACCATTATGAGCTATACCAGCTTGATTGTGCAAGTCctgcattaaaaaaataataattaaaaaaaagccATAAAGAACCATCCAACCAGAATTCAGCTCAATGGGTCAATTTAGTGAGGAAGTGCAGAAATGCATGTGTAAAGCCTACATCGTAAACTAAACTTTAATCCCACACTCGTTGAGGTTGGctatatagatttttttttttaccattcaACTTTGTTGAAACCAATTCCgcatcaatttccaaaaattgtaAATCTTTTGATACTGCTTTTCTTCACGTCATTTTATGTCTCTCCTTTCCTTACCACTTTTTCCACCACTAACTTATGATATATTCATATTGGGGTATTTAATACTTTACGGTAGACATGATTAAACCATTTTTATCGACCTTCTCCCATTTTATCCCCCAATGTGTGTTACATGCATATCTAACGAATGTGGTCATTCCTAATCTTATCTATTATCGTGTTACTAAACATTCATCTCAACATCCACATTTCTCAATGTGTGGCTATGTCATGTTTTAGaagctcaacattcacttccatacAACATAATTGACCTAACCCCACATGGTAAGCAAAATTGGCAAAAAATATGTTTTTATTCCTTTCTAATGCTAATAATACAAAATGTTATTTTGCTCAAATTTTCCTTTTTCAAAAGTTAATTGCCTTTTATAACCATtgaaaaaataaagtaaataaataaatatccaCTAGCATGAAGACGATACCCCTTTCATAATGTCATTGGGATACTTTAATGTAAATAAACTACGCATCAAAGAGAATAAAATTGTAACCTGTGCCAACCTCCCCAGTGCAAAGGCTGACATTTCCCTCAGCTGCAGATCAGGAGACTGAAGCATCTCTATCAAAGGTTGAACTGCACCCCTTTGTACAATGTGAACCTAAAAAAATCACATTTTTAATCAAAAGCACAGAACAGTTTTTTCTATGGGGTACTGAGTTTCAAGCCATCCATCAATATACAAAAGTTAACTCTTTAGTTTATCAGTTAAATGGACAGCTGGAAAAAAGAACTTAGAAACTAGAAAAGGTAGATGGTATTTATTTTCTTCCGTTCTGAACTCAGAGACTAGAAAAGGTGGACAATATTTATTTTCTTCCGTTTTATCTTCACAACAATTAGCTGAACAAAGTCCTAAAGCTACCTTGCAATCTGAGTCTGTTGCAGCAAATTGTCCAATTAACAAAGCAGCCTCTCTTTGGCTCTCAGAGCAGCAGGAACTGTTTAAGagaaataaatgataaattacaatatatatatatatatacaaaatctTCACATAAGGAAAATAAGATAATTAGTGTTGAAAAATAAGATATCCACAAAAAATTTAAGGAATGAACAATCTTCACACACTGCCCAAACAAGTAGAAAGACATCTCAAGGGTGCCCAGAACACAGGATTTAGACAAACCTAAGTAACCCAATAACAGGTTGCAAAGCACCAGCAGCAAGGACTTCTTTCTTTATATTTGGGGATGAATGCACCAGATTTCCAATTACACCAACCtgtgagaaagaaaaaaaaaatttatatgatAAAATTCCACatcaatgcaaaattcaaaactgagatTGCACTGCATACTGCTTCATAGTGTATAGCAACATCCTCGGATCGTAGCATTAGAATGAGGGTGGGAAGAGCATTAAATTCAACAATCTGCAAAATCAAAGAGTTTATATCATTACCAATGTAAAAGCCAACCTTATAAAGTCCAACTTCCAAGGCCATATTTATCACCTGCTTTTTATTATCATCATTCTTAAAAGCCAGGGTTCGTAGTGCCCCAGCAGCTGCTCTTTGCACCTTTGTGTCGATGAATTCAAGCAACTCAACTAGAGGAGGAATTCCACCTTCCATCCTGTGTGCCCAATTACATTGAATATAAGAATAACATAATGGTAATTcagaaattgaaataaaattaccACTAGAATAAGCAAACCTAACACGAGTCTTAATGCTACTGTTCTCATGAGCTAAATTGGTGATAGCATCGGCCGCCCTTCTAATTACACTATTAACTGCACGAGAACTAGAACCATACTTGTGCCTCTTCAACAGGTCCACAAGAAGTGACAATGCCCCAGCGTCAACTATGAGTTGCTGATGCTCTGGCTGTTGAAAGCAAAGATGTAAAAACAGAAGCAATATTTAGGGATTGAGGGAGAGCAGACTTTTAATCAGATCAAGTTTAGAATATTTCTAAACAAAAGTATGTTTGATATAACACCTTTGTTTGCCTCCCTTAGCTTCGTTTTTGGAATTGCAGTGTCACGGTTGTAGGAGTATATTATTCATATTATATTCTTGCAAATGTTTAAAACAAAGAAATGAACGCATATCACTGGAAACTAGAAATTTTATGCAATGAAACAAGGGGGAAAATACTAATTATTTCATTCACTGCAATGCAAATCAGATTTCTTGCCACATCTAAGAAATACAAAGTTTATCCCTAATATATCAACATCATGTTAACATGAAAATTTCCTTTAGCATAGCTGTTGAACAGAAGGTAACTTCCTATTACACTTGAAGTTCGCTGGACAAAAACTGAAACCTCGAAACTAAGATGTTATGCAAACAAGAATCTAGACCTAAAAATACAAAAATAGGCACGAAAAGAACATATAAATAATAACCTTCACAGCAAGCAGTCCTAGCGCGAAAGCACTCCCCTTCTCCACCTCGTGCTCAAACGGCTTTGGATTAACATCAGCTTCACTTGACTGCGGCGCTTGAAGATGCTTTACCAGAGCTGGAACTGCACCTCCTTCAACAATTACGTTCACTAATTCCTCTGAAAAACAGCGATTACCGAACACACCACTTTCTCAATTTGAAAGCAACACATGCAAAAGAACACTTACGCTTAAAGAGAGATCTTGATTTCAGAACCGAAAGTAGAGTAAATGGATTCCAGAAATGAAAGAGATGGAACGAGAAAGGTGGAAGAATTACCGTTTTTGGCGAACTCTGCAAGGACGTGAGTGGCGCGTTTGGCAGCTGCCCGATCGGCCTCGTTCCAAGAGAAGGTCGAGTTAAGGATATTTACCTGAGCAGCCACCTCGTATAAAAGCGCTTGCCGCGCATCGCCGAAGGGGACCGCCGGCGAGATCTCTTGCCGCTCCTCTTCAATCTCTTCCTCCAATTTCCGCTTCTGTCCCTTCCTCTCGGGGAGACCCCGATCTTGGCTCCTCTCCGGCTCCATCAAAAACAGGAACGCACAGAGATTAAGATGGACCGACAGAAAGAGAGGCTAAACAAAAACCAAAAATATTTCGAATAGACTGAGAGGTTGATAGATTGACAGATCAGGGGCATTTTGGGAAATTAGAAGGAATTTTTTTTTAGCGAGCTTTGTGTAACTTTCGTCGTTtcgtttccttttcttctcttttgttttcttttccggTGGGGAAATTGAACGTGTCGGATTTAAACGGTCCAAGTTATTTTCAGGTTCTGAAGGGTGAAAACTATGCCACCTGCTTTCAATTTGGATATTACGTGTAACTCGCACTCCTGCCGGAAAAGTGCATAAATTTCTGAAATGTGCTTGTTTGCGCCCGCTATTTTATCAAACAAACAAGTCCCTTTTAGATAACCAAGCCTTTCAACATGGCGTCAATTATGGTTTTTGCTTATCAAGGTAAGGAACGTGGAGCCGCTTTTGAATCAAGCATGCTTGAATTTAAGGACTCGGCggtaaagtatggggctacaatGGACTCATTGTCATTCACGGTAAATGTTGCAATTTACAGGGCTTGATTGGACTTCTAATTATCTGCTTatgaaaaatgtttttttttttgtattattctacggaaatttaaaaaaaaaaaaaaagtgtatcTTGAATATAACGTGGTAATCATACGCGACGTGTGGGCATCACATAATTATTTTGTAGCAAGCAAAGCAACCACCCAACCTAACGGACTAATGAAAAAAAACCCAACGGACTAGTGCACGTGACAACTGACAAGTTGGCAAATTAATCCGTGGAGTTTGATTTCACACGAGTGCTGTTATAGTCTCCCTCCAAGTTCGCATGCGCACATACAATGGATAATAGTGATATAATACCACGAGGAATTGGAAATACATTGAAGATCTGAAAAAGAAATTACATTGAGGAGCGGAGACCCTCTTCCTCTAATGTCGCTATCCACTCCACTTGGCACTTATCGACATATGGACCGATGGTCTTAATACACCATTTTTTAAACTACATTTTATTGATTTAATTCACAACTTtatcatatataaaaaaaaaaatgaaaatgatataAATAGAAAAAGACATGATTATTATTCGCTATTAAAAATtagtatattttaaataaaataaaaataaaatttattaattttaaaatttttattatattaaaataaaatcaaacaaTAAAATGCATTTTTACTATTATATCTTCCACTCTAAATTTACTATAGTAATTTttattagaaataattaaaaaaaagcaattttaacaaaaaattttattaaataataaattttaatttataaaatcggTATATTTATATTctcatattatattttaatattttaattgattaaaataataatatatcttattaattttatttacttgCCACTTTTTTAAACCAATTTCAATTAGGAGTAAAATACAATAATGACAATTAAATATTATGGTATGAATGGCTAAATTTAAttgtttattaaaaattaatacattataataatattatattgtgtaccaaaatttaacaaaaaattacatataaaaaaattaaattacaaatacATTGAATGaatttaaataacataaaaaacaagttaaagaaaataatatatatgaaAGTAGAAAGAGGGAATaatgagataaaaaaatataattatttcgtATTATAACAATAAAtggttaaatttattttgatgtttgaaaattaatatattttaagtaaaataataataaacaattattatttctaaaatttttattgcgTTAAGATAAATCCAAGTAATAAAATGTTTTTTTTATAACTCTAAATATACTATAAtaacttttattaaaaataattaaaaaataagttattttgacaacaattattattaaataataaattttaatttataaaattaaaatattcataTTCACATATCATATTTATAGCATTTTAttcataatactttaattgactaaataatatatcttattttattaacgaattgcatttttttttcttttaaaaaaagtaatttatcttattaattttgtttttttatatttttttaaactaaGAGTTAAGAAATAATCATGATAATTTGATACTATAGTAGTAAACAGctaaatttaattagttattaaaaataaatacattatgataatattatattatataaaaaattatataaaaaaataaatcacaagtctttattattttttttaatttcaattagagTTTATTAAGAACAAATCatttgtaaaaaaataattttaaaaaattctcaTACAATTACacgtaaattatatttattttaagatGAACTTTTAAGTTAAAAGAgttgaattattaaattaaattcttatataattataattttttaaacagGAGGTTATGGATAAATTTtggaatgaaaattttattttccaTATTAACATCTAATCATTAAAACAATGGAGGATAATTATGActtcaaatattatttttatacagAAAATAGAGAATTAAATATTTTATCGTTTTATTAGATAAATAGTGAATAATTTAATTGTAGGCCGTAGTTCTTTCAAACCTTCAATACATTATTTTTCTTGATAcataaaatactaaaaaaattaagtaaaataataatgattaattttctatttttttataaattttttcaacATAGTGGATTAGAACTTaaatttgtttttaatgaaaaaaaaaatggatctAAACCCACTGAGACtcgattttacttttttttttttcattttaattatgcACGCGCAAgagaaatataattttaattataaattttaacttaattattaaaaaaagaaataaatgaaataaatacTCCATTAGTGAGAAAATAaccttataaatattaaatattaatttaagtaatattattatttaaagctTATAACTAGAATGCCCAACAATTTATTAAGTATCTTAAAATATGTGTAAGTTTGGAAGTTGAATTTTTCAATTCAtccttatatttaaaaaattttaattattatcgtACAACACATGTAtttaataaaagttaattaaaaatttaaattaatatatatactaTTTTTTTTAACCTGGCAAAAATGAAAAAGTAGTTGTTGTAACGTCATAACTGGCCAATTAGTTAACCTCTACCGAACGCACATCCAACTCAGCCAAACAAACACTAACTGCCGCCTCTCTTCTTGACCTGGCACTCTCCATCTCCTTTCCCGCGTCATCAAAATTCTTTCCCTCTTCTTCAACTCCTCACTCCCTATTCCTTTCTTGCGACACTCTCCAAAAGAACCATTCAAGCCCCTTCCTACTCACCACCACCGCCTTCTCTCAACCCTCTAAACAAAACAAACCCACAAGCTCCTTCCTTTTCCTTCCCTGTCTTAATACTCTCCAGTTTTCTGCCCTGTTTCCATTTCATGCCAATTTCTCCATCATgccatttctttctttcttctttactATAATCCTTTCTCTTCTCTCCCTTTCTGTTTCTCAATCCCCTCCTCCTAGAGGTAATAAATTGATATTTTCTTTTCAATTCTCTTTgtaaagaatttttttttcttatttttgtgGTTTTTCCAGGTACTTTAATTAATTGCGGCTCCACCGCCCCTTCCATAGTCGGCGGCCGTCAATGGCTTCCGGACGCTGGTTTCATCTCCAGAGGGACTTCCAAGAACCTTACAATTCCAGTACTCTCTCCAATCCTCTCAACCGTCCGATCATTCCCTCTGAAAAACAATCTTCACCGC belongs to Hevea brasiliensis isolate MT/VB/25A 57/8 chromosome 4, ASM3005281v1, whole genome shotgun sequence and includes:
- the LOC110651538 gene encoding ARM REPEAT PROTEIN INTERACTING WITH ABF2 isoform X1, translating into MEPERSQDRGLPERKGQKRKLEEEIEEERQEISPAVPFGDARQALLYEVAAQVNILNSTFSWNEADRAAAKRATHVLAEFAKNEELVNVIVEGGAVPALVKHLQAPQSSEADVNPKPFEHEVEKGSAFALGLLAVKPEHQQLIVDAGALSLLVDLLKRHKYGSSSRAVNSVIRRAADAITNLAHENSSIKTRVRMEGGIPPLVELLEFIDTKVQRAAAGALRTLAFKNDDNKKQVINMALEVGLYKVGFYIGNDINSLILQIVEFNALPTLILMLRSEDVAIHYEAVGVIGNLVHSSPNIKKEVLAAGALQPVIGLLSSCCSESQREAALLIGQFAATDSDCKVHIVQRGAVQPLIEMLQSPDLQLREMSAFALGRLAQDLHNQAGIAHNGGLVPLLKLLDSKNGSLQHNAAFALYGLADNEDNVSDFIRVGGVQKLQDGEFIVQATKDCVSKTLKRLEEKIHGRVLNHLLYLMRVAEKAVQRRVALALAHLCSPDDQRTIFIDNNGLELLLGLLGSANPKQQIDGAVALYKLANKAMTLSPVDAAPPSPTPQVYLGEQYVNNATLSDVTFLVEGRRFYAHRICLLASSDAFRAMFDGGYREKDARDIEIPNIRWEVFELMMRFIYTGSIDISLDIAQDLLRAADQYLLEGLKRLCEYTIAQDISLENVASMYELSEAFHAISLRHTCILFILEQFDKLNAKPRHSHLIQRIIPEIRNYFSKALAKPNPHNLRL
- the LOC110651538 gene encoding ARM REPEAT PROTEIN INTERACTING WITH ABF2 isoform X2, which codes for MEPERSQDRGLPERKGQKRKLEEEIEEERQEISPAVPFGDARQALLYEVAAQVNILNSTFSWNEADRAAAKRATHVLAEFAKNEELVNVIVEGGAVPALVKHLQAPQSSEADVNPKPFEHEVEKGSAFALGLLAVKPEHQQLIVDAGALSLLVDLLKRHKYGSSSRAVNSVIRRAADAITNLAHENSSIKTRVRMEGGIPPLVELLEFIDTKVQRAAAGALRTLAFKNDDNKKQIVEFNALPTLILMLRSEDVAIHYEAVGVIGNLVHSSPNIKKEVLAAGALQPVIGLLSSCCSESQREAALLIGQFAATDSDCKVHIVQRGAVQPLIEMLQSPDLQLREMSAFALGRLAQDLHNQAGIAHNGGLVPLLKLLDSKNGSLQHNAAFALYGLADNEDNVSDFIRVGGVQKLQDGEFIVQATKDCVSKTLKRLEEKIHGRVLNHLLYLMRVAEKAVQRRVALALAHLCSPDDQRTIFIDNNGLELLLGLLGSANPKQQIDGAVALYKLANKAMTLSPVDAAPPSPTPQVYLGEQYVNNATLSDVTFLVEGRRFYAHRICLLASSDAFRAMFDGGYREKDARDIEIPNIRWEVFELMMRFIYTGSIDISLDIAQDLLRAADQYLLEGLKRLCEYTIAQDISLENVASMYELSEAFHAISLRHTCILFILEQFDKLNAKPRHSHLIQRIIPEIRNYFSKALAKPNPHNLRL